The genomic segment CTGCTGGCGCTGAACGCAGCGATCGAGGCCGCCCGTGCCGGTGAACAGGGGCGCGGCTTTGCCGTGGTGGCCGACGAAGTCAGAAAGCTGGCGGAGCGGACTGGCCAGGCCACAACCGAGATCTCGCAGATGATCGACGGCATGCGCAGCGCGACCGGCAGCGCCAGCGACAATATGGAGCGGACGCTGAACTCGGTGGAGTCCGGACTGGCGCTGACCACCACCACCGCCAGCGACATGGACCGCATCCAGGCGGAAATGGACGAGGTGGTGCGCAATATGCACGAGATCGCCCATTCAACCAGCGAGCAGTTCCAGGCCGCCACGCTGATGTCGCAGAACACCGAACGCGTCACGCAGCAGGTCCGTTCCAGCGATGAAGCGCTGCAGTCGGTCTCGGTCCATCTGCTCGAACTGACCCGGCTGGCGGACAATATCCGCGCGCTGTTCAAGCAGTTCCGGCTGTAGGCAAACGAGAATCGTGCTGCGGGCGCAGCACGATTCTTTATTCCATAACGATATTAATAGCGCAAAATCGCTTCCATGCAGTACTAAACAACCCTCCCTACCATGGCCGCTTTCCCGTCAGCACAGGAGCCGGCCATGCCCCGTTTTGTTGCCCGCCTTTTCGTCCTCTTCGCCGCTGCGCTGATGCTGTCCGTCAGCGCTCAAGCCGACGACTCCGTCATCCGCATCGGCTACCAGAAATTCAACACCCTCAATATTCTCAAGGGCACCGGCAATCTCGAACGCGCGCTGAAGCCGCTCGGCATCCAGGTCAAATGGCATGAGTTCGCCGCCGGCCCGCAACTGCTGGAAGCGCTGAATGCCCGGGCGGTCGATTTCGGCCACGCAGCCGACGCGCCAACCGTGTTCGCCCAGGTCGCCGGCATCGATCTGGTGTACCTCGCGGCAGAGCACCCGTACCCGAAGGGCATCGCCCTGCTGGTACCGGCCGACTCGCCAATCCGCTCGGTCAGGGAGCTGAAGGGACAGAAAATCGCCATCGGCCGCGGCTGGAATGTGCAGTATCTGCTGGTACGCGCCCTGGAGCAGGCCGGCCTGCGCTACGAAGACATCCAGCCGGTGTATGCGACCAATGCCGCCGATGCGCGGGCCGCGTTCGAGTCCGGACAGGTCCAGGCCATCGGCCTGTGGGACCCGTATCTGGCCGGCCAGCAACTGTCCAGCAAGGTGCGCGTGCTGCGTGACGGCAGCGGCCTGTCCAGCAACCGGACGTTCTATGTCGCCTCGCGCAGCTATGCCGGCAGCCACA from the Microvirgula aerodenitrificans DSM 15089 genome contains:
- a CDS encoding aliphatic sulfonate ABC transporter substrate-binding protein, which encodes MPRFVARLFVLFAAALMLSVSAQADDSVIRIGYQKFNTLNILKGTGNLERALKPLGIQVKWHEFAAGPQLLEALNARAVDFGHAADAPTVFAQVAGIDLVYLAAEHPYPKGIALLVPADSPIRSVRELKGQKIAIGRGWNVQYLLVRALEQAGLRYEDIQPVYATNAADARAAFESGQVQAIGLWDPYLAGQQLSSKVRVLRDGSGLSSNRTFYVASRSYAGSHKEVLRRVFAELKKSEQWAQQYPQAVADLLAPQLGVDARVLKLATERRDYQVQPVDARIVQEQQQLADTFNQLGLTPRKIRVQDAVFTESLL